A window of Drosophila subobscura isolate 14011-0131.10 chromosome E, UCBerk_Dsub_1.0, whole genome shotgun sequence contains these coding sequences:
- the LOC117892525 gene encoding LOW QUALITY PROTEIN: uncharacterized protein LOC117892525 (The sequence of the model RefSeq protein was modified relative to this genomic sequence to represent the inferred CDS: deleted 2 bases in 1 codon) codes for MCGFGFVAYGFDCCHRSIDFSLMPSIGKPETEIKVKCKVLKKGELKRQNKQFVIV; via the exons ATGTGCGGTTTTGGTTTCGTGGCTTACGGTTTTGATTGCTGCCATCgctcaattgatttttcactAATGCCATCGATTGGCAAACCCGAAACcgaaataaaagtgaaatgcaaagtatta aaaaaaggagaactTAAACgccaaaataaacaatttgtcaTAGTttga
- the LOC117890673 gene encoding zwei Ig domain protein zig-8 isoform X2 has protein sequence MLPPRLLVRLRRPIHLMELSILLLCVPTLLLATTLEPDQKSILTDNDWKKLWMRGGINADSKLDNNLDSSDSPMFEDSEMAHNTTVQLGGTAFLVCKVSGVDRVGVNWNQISWIRRRDWHILSSGAQLYTNDERFAILHTPGSNMWTLQIKFVQRRDHGMYECQVSTPTGIISHFVNLQVVVPEAFILGSGELHVDMGSTINLVCIIEKSPTPPQYVYWQKNDRLINYYDARRDISIETTPGPRTQSRLIIREPQITDSGNYTCSASNTEPASIYVFVSKGDNMAAISRRKTSSADRLAHIFRSMLAPCLLLNTVVVRRIFLT, from the exons ATGTTGCCTCCACGGCTGCTGGTCCGTCTGCGGCGGCCCATCCATCTGATGGAACTGAGTATCCTTCTGCTCTGCGtgccgacgctgctgctggccacaacACTCGAGCCAG ATCAGAAGTCAATACTCACAGATAACGACTGGAAAAAGCTATGGATGCGCGGCGGTATAAATGCCGATTCCAAATTGGACAATAATCTCGACTCGAGCGACAGTCCAATGTTTGAGGATAGCGAG ATGGCGCACAACACAACCGTCCAGCTGGGTGGCACCGCCTTTCTGGTCTGCAAGGTCTCCGGCGTGGATAGAGTGGGTGTAAattgg AACCAAATTTCTTGGATACGTCGCCGGGACTGGCACATCCTCTCATCGGGGGCCCAGCTCTACACCAACGACGAGCGCTTTGCGATACTCCACACGCCCGGTTCCAACATGTGGACTCTGCAAATAAAGTTCGTACAGCGGCGGGATCACGGCATGTACGAGTGTCAG GTCTCGACACCGACTGGCATCATTTCGCACTTTGTGAATCTTCAAGTGGTTGTGCCGGAGGCCTTCATACTCGGCTCTGGCGAGCTGCATGTGGACATGGGCTCCACAATCAATTTGGTTTGCATTATTGAAAAG AGTCCAACACCACCGCAGTACGTGTACTGGCAGAAGAACGATCGGCTCATCAACTACTACGATGCCAGGCGAGACATCTCCATAGAGACCACACCGGGGCCTAGGACCCAGAGCCGCCTGATCATTCGTGAGCCGCAAATCACCGACTCGGGCAATTACACCTGCTCTGCCAGCAACACGGAGCCGGCGAGCATCTACGTCTTCGTCTCAAAAG GCGACAATATGGCGGCCATCTCCAGGCGGAAGACTTCCTCGGCCGATCGCCTGGCGCACATATTTCGGTCGATGCTGGCGCCCTGTCTTCTGCTGAACACTGTAGTTGTGAG ACGCATCTTTCTGACCTAA
- the LOC117890673 gene encoding zwei Ig domain protein zig-8 isoform X4, with protein sequence MLPPRLLVRLRRPIHLMELSILLLCVPTLLLATTLEPDQKSILTDNDWKKLWMRGGINADSKLDNNLDSSDSPMFEDSEMAHNTTVQLGGTAFLVCKVSGVDRVGNQISWIRRRDWHILSSGAQLYTNDERFAILHTPGSNMWTLQIKFVQRRDHGMYECQVSTPTGIISHFVNLQVVVPEAFILGSGELHVDMGSTINLVCIIEKSPTPPQYVYWQKNDRLINYYDARRDISIETTPGPRTQSRLIIREPQITDSGNYTCSASNTEPASIYVFVSKGDNMAAISRRKTSSADRLAHIFRSMLAPCLLLNTVVVRRIFLT encoded by the exons ATGTTGCCTCCACGGCTGCTGGTCCGTCTGCGGCGGCCCATCCATCTGATGGAACTGAGTATCCTTCTGCTCTGCGtgccgacgctgctgctggccacaacACTCGAGCCAG ATCAGAAGTCAATACTCACAGATAACGACTGGAAAAAGCTATGGATGCGCGGCGGTATAAATGCCGATTCCAAATTGGACAATAATCTCGACTCGAGCGACAGTCCAATGTTTGAGGATAGCGAG ATGGCGCACAACACAACCGTCCAGCTGGGTGGCACCGCCTTTCTGGTCTGCAAGGTCTCCGGCGTGGATAGAGTGGGT AACCAAATTTCTTGGATACGTCGCCGGGACTGGCACATCCTCTCATCGGGGGCCCAGCTCTACACCAACGACGAGCGCTTTGCGATACTCCACACGCCCGGTTCCAACATGTGGACTCTGCAAATAAAGTTCGTACAGCGGCGGGATCACGGCATGTACGAGTGTCAG GTCTCGACACCGACTGGCATCATTTCGCACTTTGTGAATCTTCAAGTGGTTGTGCCGGAGGCCTTCATACTCGGCTCTGGCGAGCTGCATGTGGACATGGGCTCCACAATCAATTTGGTTTGCATTATTGAAAAG AGTCCAACACCACCGCAGTACGTGTACTGGCAGAAGAACGATCGGCTCATCAACTACTACGATGCCAGGCGAGACATCTCCATAGAGACCACACCGGGGCCTAGGACCCAGAGCCGCCTGATCATTCGTGAGCCGCAAATCACCGACTCGGGCAATTACACCTGCTCTGCCAGCAACACGGAGCCGGCGAGCATCTACGTCTTCGTCTCAAAAG GCGACAATATGGCGGCCATCTCCAGGCGGAAGACTTCCTCGGCCGATCGCCTGGCGCACATATTTCGGTCGATGCTGGCGCCCTGTCTTCTGCTGAACACTGTAGTTGTGAG ACGCATCTTTCTGACCTAA
- the LOC117890673 gene encoding hemicentin-2 isoform X5, producing MLPPRLLVRLRRPIHLMELSILLLCVPTLLLATTLEPDQKSILTDNDWKKLWMRGGINADSKLDNNLDSSDSPMFEDSELMAHNTTVQLGGTAFLVCKVSGVDRNQISWIRRRDWHILSSGAQLYTNDERFAILHTPGSNMWTLQIKFVQRRDHGMYECQVSTPTGIISHFVNLQVVVPEAFILGSGELHVDMGSTINLVCIIEKSPTPPQYVYWQKNDRLINYYDARRDISIETTPGPRTQSRLIIREPQITDSGNYTCSASNTEPASIYVFVSKGDNMAAISRRKTSSADRLAHIFRSMLAPCLLLNTVVVRRIFLT from the exons ATGTTGCCTCCACGGCTGCTGGTCCGTCTGCGGCGGCCCATCCATCTGATGGAACTGAGTATCCTTCTGCTCTGCGtgccgacgctgctgctggccacaacACTCGAGCCAG ATCAGAAGTCAATACTCACAGATAACGACTGGAAAAAGCTATGGATGCGCGGCGGTATAAATGCCGATTCCAAATTGGACAATAATCTCGACTCGAGCGACAGTCCAATGTTTGAGGATAGCGAG CTGATGGCGCACAACACAACCGTCCAGCTGGGTGGCACCGCCTTTCTGGTCTGCAAGGTCTCCGGCGTGGATAGA AACCAAATTTCTTGGATACGTCGCCGGGACTGGCACATCCTCTCATCGGGGGCCCAGCTCTACACCAACGACGAGCGCTTTGCGATACTCCACACGCCCGGTTCCAACATGTGGACTCTGCAAATAAAGTTCGTACAGCGGCGGGATCACGGCATGTACGAGTGTCAG GTCTCGACACCGACTGGCATCATTTCGCACTTTGTGAATCTTCAAGTGGTTGTGCCGGAGGCCTTCATACTCGGCTCTGGCGAGCTGCATGTGGACATGGGCTCCACAATCAATTTGGTTTGCATTATTGAAAAG AGTCCAACACCACCGCAGTACGTGTACTGGCAGAAGAACGATCGGCTCATCAACTACTACGATGCCAGGCGAGACATCTCCATAGAGACCACACCGGGGCCTAGGACCCAGAGCCGCCTGATCATTCGTGAGCCGCAAATCACCGACTCGGGCAATTACACCTGCTCTGCCAGCAACACGGAGCCGGCGAGCATCTACGTCTTCGTCTCAAAAG GCGACAATATGGCGGCCATCTCCAGGCGGAAGACTTCCTCGGCCGATCGCCTGGCGCACATATTTCGGTCGATGCTGGCGCCCTGTCTTCTGCTGAACACTGTAGTTGTGAG ACGCATCTTTCTGACCTAA
- the LOC117890673 gene encoding zwei Ig domain protein zig-8 isoform X3: protein MLPPRLLVRLRRPIHLMELSILLLCVPTLLLATTLEPDQKSILTDNDWKKLWMRGGINADSKLDNNLDSSDSPMFEDSELMAHNTTVQLGGTAFLVCKVSGVDRVGNQISWIRRRDWHILSSGAQLYTNDERFAILHTPGSNMWTLQIKFVQRRDHGMYECQVSTPTGIISHFVNLQVVVPEAFILGSGELHVDMGSTINLVCIIEKSPTPPQYVYWQKNDRLINYYDARRDISIETTPGPRTQSRLIIREPQITDSGNYTCSASNTEPASIYVFVSKGDNMAAISRRKTSSADRLAHIFRSMLAPCLLLNTVVVRRIFLT, encoded by the exons ATGTTGCCTCCACGGCTGCTGGTCCGTCTGCGGCGGCCCATCCATCTGATGGAACTGAGTATCCTTCTGCTCTGCGtgccgacgctgctgctggccacaacACTCGAGCCAG ATCAGAAGTCAATACTCACAGATAACGACTGGAAAAAGCTATGGATGCGCGGCGGTATAAATGCCGATTCCAAATTGGACAATAATCTCGACTCGAGCGACAGTCCAATGTTTGAGGATAGCGAG CTGATGGCGCACAACACAACCGTCCAGCTGGGTGGCACCGCCTTTCTGGTCTGCAAGGTCTCCGGCGTGGATAGAGTGGGT AACCAAATTTCTTGGATACGTCGCCGGGACTGGCACATCCTCTCATCGGGGGCCCAGCTCTACACCAACGACGAGCGCTTTGCGATACTCCACACGCCCGGTTCCAACATGTGGACTCTGCAAATAAAGTTCGTACAGCGGCGGGATCACGGCATGTACGAGTGTCAG GTCTCGACACCGACTGGCATCATTTCGCACTTTGTGAATCTTCAAGTGGTTGTGCCGGAGGCCTTCATACTCGGCTCTGGCGAGCTGCATGTGGACATGGGCTCCACAATCAATTTGGTTTGCATTATTGAAAAG AGTCCAACACCACCGCAGTACGTGTACTGGCAGAAGAACGATCGGCTCATCAACTACTACGATGCCAGGCGAGACATCTCCATAGAGACCACACCGGGGCCTAGGACCCAGAGCCGCCTGATCATTCGTGAGCCGCAAATCACCGACTCGGGCAATTACACCTGCTCTGCCAGCAACACGGAGCCGGCGAGCATCTACGTCTTCGTCTCAAAAG GCGACAATATGGCGGCCATCTCCAGGCGGAAGACTTCCTCGGCCGATCGCCTGGCGCACATATTTCGGTCGATGCTGGCGCCCTGTCTTCTGCTGAACACTGTAGTTGTGAG ACGCATCTTTCTGACCTAA
- the LOC117890673 gene encoding zwei Ig domain protein zig-8 isoform X1, whose protein sequence is MLPPRLLVRLRRPIHLMELSILLLCVPTLLLATTLEPDQKSILTDNDWKKLWMRGGINADSKLDNNLDSSDSPMFEDSELMAHNTTVQLGGTAFLVCKVSGVDRVGVNWNQISWIRRRDWHILSSGAQLYTNDERFAILHTPGSNMWTLQIKFVQRRDHGMYECQVSTPTGIISHFVNLQVVVPEAFILGSGELHVDMGSTINLVCIIEKSPTPPQYVYWQKNDRLINYYDARRDISIETTPGPRTQSRLIIREPQITDSGNYTCSASNTEPASIYVFVSKGDNMAAISRRKTSSADRLAHIFRSMLAPCLLLNTVVVRRIFLT, encoded by the exons ATGTTGCCTCCACGGCTGCTGGTCCGTCTGCGGCGGCCCATCCATCTGATGGAACTGAGTATCCTTCTGCTCTGCGtgccgacgctgctgctggccacaacACTCGAGCCAG ATCAGAAGTCAATACTCACAGATAACGACTGGAAAAAGCTATGGATGCGCGGCGGTATAAATGCCGATTCCAAATTGGACAATAATCTCGACTCGAGCGACAGTCCAATGTTTGAGGATAGCGAG CTGATGGCGCACAACACAACCGTCCAGCTGGGTGGCACCGCCTTTCTGGTCTGCAAGGTCTCCGGCGTGGATAGAGTGGGTGTAAattgg AACCAAATTTCTTGGATACGTCGCCGGGACTGGCACATCCTCTCATCGGGGGCCCAGCTCTACACCAACGACGAGCGCTTTGCGATACTCCACACGCCCGGTTCCAACATGTGGACTCTGCAAATAAAGTTCGTACAGCGGCGGGATCACGGCATGTACGAGTGTCAG GTCTCGACACCGACTGGCATCATTTCGCACTTTGTGAATCTTCAAGTGGTTGTGCCGGAGGCCTTCATACTCGGCTCTGGCGAGCTGCATGTGGACATGGGCTCCACAATCAATTTGGTTTGCATTATTGAAAAG AGTCCAACACCACCGCAGTACGTGTACTGGCAGAAGAACGATCGGCTCATCAACTACTACGATGCCAGGCGAGACATCTCCATAGAGACCACACCGGGGCCTAGGACCCAGAGCCGCCTGATCATTCGTGAGCCGCAAATCACCGACTCGGGCAATTACACCTGCTCTGCCAGCAACACGGAGCCGGCGAGCATCTACGTCTTCGTCTCAAAAG GCGACAATATGGCGGCCATCTCCAGGCGGAAGACTTCCTCGGCCGATCGCCTGGCGCACATATTTCGGTCGATGCTGGCGCCCTGTCTTCTGCTGAACACTGTAGTTGTGAG ACGCATCTTTCTGACCTAA